A single Pseudomonadota bacterium DNA region contains:
- a CDS encoding nucleotidyltransferase family protein has translation MKTREEVIALLTKAKPELEQKYMLKTMALFGSYARNEQNDDSDVDILVEVDPAIGLNFVSLADKIEALLELPTEIVSRRAIKPRAYKYIEQDLLYV, from the coding sequence ATGAAAACTCGTGAAGAAGTAATCGCCCTTCTCACCAAAGCCAAGCCTGAGCTTGAGCAGAAATATATGCTGAAGACCATGGCGCTTTTTGGCTCTTATGCCCGTAACGAGCAAAACGACGACAGTGATGTCGATATCCTGGTAGAAGTCGATCCGGCTATCGGCTTGAACTTCGTTTCACTTGCGGACAAGATTGAAGCATTACTGGAGCTACCGACAGAAATTGTTTCCAGAAGAGCCATTAAACCCCGGGCGTATAAGTACATTGAGCAGGACCTCCTGTATGTCTAA
- a CDS encoding Fic family protein → MPEELLYSRISQMEPMLPDSGKSSELINPAIEVMRRASALSTRLHPVTRRGIVDLVRAMNSYYSNLIEGHHTHPADIERALARDFSTDPAKRALQVESAAHVEVQRLIEQRLEGDPDQDIWGADFLCWIHREFYERLPPEFLVIKTAEGEKRVEPGQLRENEVTVGHHLAPAASSLKNFLARFKEAYGGKSLKPTDSIIAVAASHHRLAWIHPFFDGNGRVTRLFTHASLIKTRIDGHGLWTVTRGLARNREAYLTALAGADAHRQGDYDGRGSLSEKGLELFCSFFLRMALDQIEYMTALLELDGMLKRIEGYVTRQVHLGELQAESFFLLREAFLRGEIPRGEAARITGKPERSARRVLKDLLNKSLLVSDSEKGPVRLAFPTKVAAYYFPLLYPEGIEAGMI, encoded by the coding sequence ATGCCTGAAGAATTGCTTTATAGCAGGATCAGCCAGATGGAACCCATGCTCCCGGATTCCGGCAAGAGTAGTGAGTTAATCAATCCGGCAATCGAGGTAATGCGAAGGGCGTCCGCCCTCAGTACCCGGTTGCACCCGGTAACCAGGCGGGGAATCGTCGACCTGGTTCGTGCGATGAACAGCTACTATTCGAACCTGATCGAGGGGCACCATACCCATCCGGCCGATATAGAGAGGGCCTTGGCCAGGGATTTTTCCACCGACCCGGCCAAGAGGGCGCTGCAGGTTGAAAGTGCCGCCCATGTCGAGGTGCAGAGGCTGATCGAGCAGCGCCTGGAGGGCGACCCCGACCAGGATATCTGGGGGGCTGATTTTCTGTGCTGGATTCACCGGGAATTTTATGAGCGGCTCCCACCCGAATTCCTGGTGATAAAAACCGCTGAAGGGGAGAAGAGAGTCGAGCCTGGTCAACTCAGAGAGAACGAGGTCACCGTCGGCCACCATCTGGCACCGGCGGCATCTTCGCTCAAGAATTTCCTGGCCAGGTTCAAAGAGGCTTATGGGGGAAAAAGCCTCAAGCCGACAGATTCGATTATTGCGGTTGCGGCCTCACATCATCGCCTGGCGTGGATTCACCCTTTTTTTGATGGCAACGGCAGGGTGACCCGCCTGTTCACGCATGCCTCTTTGATCAAGACGCGCATCGATGGGCACGGCTTGTGGACCGTAACCAGGGGGCTGGCACGAAATCGAGAGGCTTATCTGACGGCACTTGCCGGAGCGGACGCCCATCGCCAAGGCGATTACGATGGCCGGGGGAGTCTATCGGAAAAGGGGTTGGAACTTTTTTGCAGTTTCTTCCTGCGAATGGCATTAGATCAAATCGAATACATGACAGCTTTGCTGGAGTTAGACGGGATGCTGAAACGCATTGAAGGCTATGTGACCCGCCAGGTTCATTTAGGGGAGTTGCAAGCGGAATCATTCTTCTTGTTGCGAGAAGCCTTCCTGAGGGGAGAAATTCCCAGGGGGGAAGCGGCCAGGATAACCGGGAAACCGGAGCGTTCAGCACGGAGGGTACTCAAGGATTTATTGAATAAATCGCTCCTGGTAAGCGATTCCGAGAAAGGACCGGTGCGCTTGGCATTCCCGACCAAGGTGGCAGCATATTATTTCCCTCTTCTTTATCCGGAAGGGATCGAGGCAGGGATGATTTAA
- a CDS encoding deoxyribonuclease IV encodes MPLFGAHMSVSGGLALAFDRLAEVGGEALQIFTANQRQWSPKLPDEVNISLFRERRLASGNIPVASHDSYLINLASPKPESSEKSIAAFADELKRCAALGVEYLVMHPGSHLGEGIAPGLDRFTRNLDRAISQADPGRKVMVLLETTAGQGTNLGADFAELAGIIAASDFSGQLGVCYDTCHTFAAGYDIRTPEAYRKTMDEFDRLIGLERLKFFHLNDAQKELGSRIDRHTHIGQGQIGIEGFRNLVNDPRFKNHPMALETPKSDDLHEDKENLELLKSLVTP; translated from the coding sequence ATGCCTTTGTTCGGCGCCCACATGTCGGTAAGCGGCGGCCTGGCCCTCGCCTTCGATCGGTTGGCCGAGGTCGGCGGCGAAGCGTTGCAGATTTTTACCGCCAACCAGCGCCAGTGGAGCCCGAAGCTGCCCGATGAAGTGAACATTTCCCTCTTCCGGGAAAGACGACTTGCTTCAGGCAATATCCCGGTCGCCTCGCATGACTCCTACCTGATCAACCTCGCTTCCCCGAAACCGGAATCCAGCGAAAAATCGATAGCCGCTTTCGCTGATGAACTGAAAAGATGCGCCGCGTTAGGCGTTGAATATCTGGTAATGCATCCCGGCTCCCATCTCGGGGAAGGAATCGCCCCGGGCCTTGACCGTTTCACCCGCAATCTTGACCGGGCGATCAGCCAGGCCGATCCCGGGAGGAAGGTGATGGTGCTCCTGGAAACCACCGCCGGGCAGGGGACAAATCTCGGCGCCGATTTTGCGGAACTGGCCGGGATCATTGCCGCCTCCGACTTTTCCGGCCAACTCGGTGTCTGCTACGATACCTGTCACACCTTTGCTGCCGGTTACGACATCCGCACCCCGGAAGCCTACCGGAAGACCATGGATGAATTCGACCGGCTGATCGGCCTGGAGCGGTTGAAATTTTTTCACCTGAATGACGCGCAAAAAGAACTGGGGAGCCGCATTGACCGCCATACCCATATCGGCCAGGGGCAGATCGGGATCGAGGGCTTCCGTAATCTGGTCAATGACCCTCGTTTCAAGAATCACCCGATGGCCCTGGAAACCCCGAAGTCCGACGACCTGCATGAAGACAAGGAAAACCTTGAACTGCTGAAAAGCCTGGTGACACCATGA
- a CDS encoding SDR family oxidoreductase, protein MEDDASEPNPKKRLGVLIGGSGLIGGALMHYFKTKTDESTDVLSPNSKKLSLREPEDIRSYFRKYRPDFIINTAIASIDSDPMLSYEVNYLGAINLARAALTLGVPYIHFSSAVIMPNGEDLDEDNTLPLSPEMSNYAKSKLMAERTLKHMHETKGLDYTNIRLGVVYGKHDHKIQGFHRLFFSIMNQSMLVMLTKKGVRHSYTHAKKLPPFIDYILSNREEFSGKTYNFVDPEPVELADIILTIKSYLDLNIPKEIYIPYPLARFFRLFLEIVVKGFSRLGLEARMPGELMFLENFYTTQVLSPKRLLASSYREPHPETTVYSMLPEMIQYYLTRWEHLNLITSYNPEFFDPGKKAEEFLRNPVQLLENMQKCCTDQFTDFED, encoded by the coding sequence ATGGAAGACGACGCTTCTGAGCCAAATCCGAAAAAACGCCTCGGGGTACTGATCGGCGGCTCGGGCCTCATCGGCGGCGCCCTGATGCATTATTTCAAGACCAAAACGGACGAAAGCACCGACGTCCTCTCGCCCAACAGCAAAAAACTGAGCTTGCGGGAACCGGAGGATATCAGAAGCTATTTCAGGAAATATCGTCCCGACTTCATCATCAATACCGCGATCGCCTCCATCGACAGTGATCCGATGCTTTCCTATGAGGTCAACTATCTGGGGGCGATCAATCTCGCCCGGGCGGCCCTCACCCTGGGAGTTCCATACATTCACTTCAGCTCGGCGGTTATCATGCCGAACGGCGAAGACCTTGACGAGGACAACACCCTGCCCCTCTCCCCGGAAATGTCGAACTATGCCAAGTCCAAACTGATGGCGGAACGGACCCTCAAACACATGCACGAAACAAAGGGGCTTGATTACACCAATATCCGGCTCGGGGTGGTCTACGGCAAACACGATCACAAGATCCAGGGCTTTCACCGGCTGTTCTTTTCCATTATGAACCAGTCAATGCTGGTGATGCTGACCAAAAAGGGGGTCCGCCACTCTTACACCCACGCCAAAAAACTGCCCCCCTTCATCGATTACATCCTCAGCAACCGTGAGGAGTTTTCCGGCAAAACCTATAATTTTGTCGACCCGGAACCGGTAGAACTGGCCGACATCATCCTGACCATCAAATCCTATCTCGATCTCAACATCCCGAAGGAAATTTATATTCCCTACCCTCTGGCCCGTTTCTTCCGCCTCTTTCTGGAAATTGTGGTCAAGGGTTTCAGCCGTCTGGGACTCGAAGCCAGAATGCCCGGGGAGCTGATGTTCCTGGAGAATTTCTACACCACCCAGGTCCTGTCGCCCAAACGGCTGCTCGCGTCCAGTTACCGGGAACCGCATCCCGAGACCACGGTCTACAGCATGCTGCCGGAAATGATCCAGTATTACCTGACCCGCTGGGAACATCTGAACCTGATCACCTCATACAATCCGGAGTTCTTCGACCCCGGCAAAAAAGCCGAGGAATTCCTCCGCAACCCGGTGCAGCTGCTCGAGAACATGCAGAAATGCTGCACCGATCAGTTTACCGATTTTGAGGACTGA